The proteins below come from a single Etheostoma spectabile isolate EspeVRDwgs_2016 chromosome 4, UIUC_Espe_1.0, whole genome shotgun sequence genomic window:
- the LOC116688471 gene encoding tumor necrosis factor receptor superfamily member 26, whose translation MSRALVTMTARSLSLAVIFVLSIWNLEHTSGCVDGQDEIDGQCCDLCSPGTYLKDYCTKHQQTVCSPCEEGYFSDRRNMFDRCEECRSCQQEYTVKCTLTTNANCSCRSGFLCSNNVCSECEENKCITGEKLKRTARALGDGLIKYSYQCERLCPHDTYFDEKENICKIHTDGIDSIKLIFGIGFVLSSLILLVFLSCVCTKILRKRKAYNTPTEILAVSTNASDFHLSKEESGYNLIMQDESKNSNSFALLHLEKVFTQ comes from the exons ATGAGCAGAGCACTGGTCACAATGACGGCTCGGAGCCTTTCCCTGGCAGTAATATTTGTCTTGAGTATTTGGAATTTAGAACACACTTCAGGCTGTGTTGATGGCCAGGATGAGATAGATGGGCAATGCTGTGACCTGTGCTCCCcag GTACATATTTAAAAGATTACTGCACAAAGCATCAACAAACTGTCTGTAGCCCTTGTGAGGAGGGTTACTTCTCGGATCGACGGAACATGTTTGACAGATGTGAGGAATGCCGGTCATGCCAACAAG AATATACTGTGAAATGTACGCTGACCACAAATGCAAACTGTTCTTGCCGCTCTGGTTTCCTGTGCTCCAACAATGTGTGTTCAGAGTGTGAGGAAAACAAGTGCATTACTGGGGAAAAACTGAAGAGGACAG CCAGGGCCTTGGGTGACGGGTTGATAAAGTATTCATATCAGTGTGAGCGTTTGTGCCCTCATGACACATATTTTGATGAGAAAGAAAATATCTGCA AGATACACACAGATGGTATAGACTCCATTAAGTTGATCTTTGGCATCGGCTTTGTTTTGAGTTCTCTCATCCTCCTTGTGTTTCTATCTTGTGTCTGCACAAAGATCCTAAGAAAGCGCAAAGCAT ATAATACTCCTACTGAAATATTAGCAGTGTCCACCAATGCCAGTGACTTTCACCTGTCAAAAGAGGAGAGTGGGTACAACCTCATCATGCAGGATGAATCCAAGAACAGTAACAGTTTTGCCCTCCTGCATCTGGAAAAAGTCTTCACTCAATGA
- the arl8ba gene encoding ADP-ribosylation factor-like protein 8B-A, which translates to MLALMNRLLDWFKSLFWKEEMELTLVGLQYSGKTTFVNVIASGHFSEDMIPTVGFNMRKVTKGNVTIKIWDIGGQPRFRSMWERYCRGVNSIVYMVDAADQEKVEASRNELHNLLDKPQLQGIPVLVLGNKRDLPSALDEKQLIEKMNLAAIQDREICCYSISCKEKDNIDITLQWLIQHSKSRRS; encoded by the exons ATGTTGGCACTAATGAACCGACTCCTGGACTGGTTCAAGTCTCTGTTTTggaaggaggagatggagcTGACGCTGGTCGGCCTCCAATACTCGGGGAAAACAACATTTGTAAACGTGATCGCT TCTGGGCATTTCAGTGAAGACATGATTCCTACAGTCGGGTTCAATATGAGAAAGGTCACCAAAGGAAACGTCACTATCAAG ATCTGGGATATAGGAGGGCAGCCAAGGTTCAGGAGCATGTGGGAGCGGTACTGTCGTGGAGTTAATTCAATCGT GTACATGGTTGACGCAGCAGATCAAGAAAAGGTGGAGGCATCTAGAAATGAGCTTCATAATTTATTAGACAAACCTCAGTTGCAAGGAATTCCT gttttggtACTCGGCAACAAAAGGGATCTTCCTAGTGCTCTAGATGAAAAGCAGCTCATTGAGAAAAT GAATCTGGCAGCTATTCAGGACAGAGAGATATGCTGCTACTCGATTTCCTGCAAAGAGAAAGACAACATTG ACATCACACTTCAGTGGCTCATCCAGCACTCAAAATCCAGGAGGAGCTAA